The Drosophila sulfurigaster albostrigata strain 15112-1811.04 chromosome 3, ASM2355843v2, whole genome shotgun sequence genomic sequence TTTTCTATATACACGTTTATTGACACAGTTTATGGCTCAAGGTTTTCGATTAGTTTTACGCTTTACTTGTGGTAAGCGGTGTAGGCAACTGGGCTGACGACAGTCTTGACCAGAGGAGCAGAGTGCACGACGGGCACAGAGTGGACCAGGGGAGCAGCAGCATAGGTGCTCACAACGGGAGCAGCGTGGACCACAGGAGCAACAACTGGAGCAGCATGGACAACGGGAGTGACGACGGGAGCAGCATGGACAACTGGAGCAGCATAGGTCTGAACCACTGGCACCTTACGCAACAGGTTCACATTGCTCTGGTGGGTGATGGCCGAGGAAGCCGAGGTATCCACGTAGGCAGTTTTGGTGAGCACTGCGGCGGGCTGGACAATGGCGTGAGTCTCGGCAAGAAGACCAGGAGCAGCGGCCGCAACGGCAATGCAGGCGAAGAAAGCAATCTGAAAGGATAAAGGAGCATGTTAAGGATGCGTATAAAATCAACGATTTTTCCAACTGCACTTACGAATTTGAACATGTTTGTGgagttggttggttggttggtttgtTGGATGTGCGTTGATTGCAACTGTTGATGTTTGGGCCATGGGTTGAGCGCTTTTATACGAACATGG encodes the following:
- the LOC133843275 gene encoding larval/pupal cuticle protein H1C, coding for MFKFIAFFACIAVAAAAPGLLAETHAIVQPAAVLTKTAYVDTSASSAITHQSNVNLLRKVPVVQTYAAPVVHAAPVVTPVVHAAPVVAPVVHAAPVVSTYAAAPLVHSVPVVHSAPLVKTVVSPVAYTAYHK